A region from the Kribbella shirazensis genome encodes:
- a CDS encoding DegT/DnrJ/EryC1/StrS family aminotransferase, which produces MMVQPIPAAKPIIGKEEREAVDRVMQSGMLAQGPEVAAFEQEFGAALVSGRACVATNSGTSGLHLGLLAAGVGPGDEVIVPSFTFAATANSVALTGATPVFVDIEPTYFCLDPAAVEAAITEKTKAVMPVHLFGHPANVTALQAIADKHGIQIYEDAAQAHGATWNGAPVGTFGEFAMFSLYPTKNMTSGEGGMNSVANADLERRMRLYRNQGMLKQYENEVVGLNNRMTDLHAAIGRVQLTKVGGWTKQRQENAAFLDANLQGVAVPAVAAEATHVYHQYTIRVTEDRDGFADALRNEHKVGCGVYYPIPNHRLPSFQRDLDLPETEKAAAEVLSLPVHPSLSEEDLNRIVTAVNTVAKAGA; this is translated from the coding sequence CTGATGGTGCAGCCGATTCCGGCCGCGAAGCCGATCATCGGGAAGGAGGAGCGCGAAGCCGTCGACCGGGTGATGCAGTCCGGGATGCTGGCCCAGGGCCCCGAGGTGGCGGCGTTCGAGCAGGAGTTCGGCGCAGCGCTGGTCTCCGGCCGGGCGTGCGTCGCGACCAACTCCGGCACCTCCGGCCTGCACCTCGGCCTGCTGGCCGCGGGCGTCGGTCCGGGTGACGAGGTCATCGTCCCCTCCTTCACCTTCGCCGCGACCGCGAACAGCGTCGCGCTGACCGGGGCCACCCCGGTGTTCGTCGACATCGAGCCGACGTACTTCTGCCTGGACCCGGCCGCGGTCGAGGCCGCGATCACCGAGAAGACCAAGGCCGTCATGCCGGTGCACCTGTTCGGTCACCCGGCCAACGTCACCGCGCTGCAGGCGATCGCCGACAAGCACGGCATCCAGATCTACGAGGACGCCGCGCAGGCCCACGGCGCCACCTGGAACGGCGCGCCCGTCGGCACCTTCGGCGAGTTCGCGATGTTCAGCCTCTACCCGACCAAGAACATGACCTCCGGTGAGGGCGGCATGAACTCGGTCGCGAACGCCGATCTCGAGCGCCGGATGCGGCTGTACCGCAACCAGGGCATGCTCAAGCAGTACGAGAACGAGGTCGTCGGCCTGAACAACCGGATGACCGACCTGCATGCCGCCATCGGCCGCGTGCAGCTGACCAAGGTCGGCGGCTGGACCAAGCAGCGGCAGGAGAACGCGGCCTTCCTGGACGCGAACCTGCAGGGTGTCGCCGTGCCGGCCGTCGCTGCCGAGGCGACCCACGTGTACCACCAGTACACGATCCGCGTGACCGAGGACCGCGACGGTTTCGCCGACGCGCTCCGCAACGAGCACAAGGTCGGCTGCGGCGTGTACTACCCGATCCCGAACCACCGGCTGCCGTCGTTCCAGCGTGACCTGGACCTGCCGGAGACCGAGAAGGCCGCGGCCGAGGTGCTCTCGCTGCCGGTCCACCCCTCGCTGTCCGAGGAAGACCTGAACCGGATCGTGACCGCGGTGAACACCGTGGCGAAGGCGGGTGCGTGA
- a CDS encoding glycosyltransferase — translation MTDRPHLLYVAWGFPPCRGGGVYRALATANRFAALGWKVTVLTADRDTFFRFTGADLTLEERVDPSVEVVRVPFEWPILEADLRKWSKRRAQNPKLWSKWRTKQDQIPFPESGYGPWRSVIEKAAERIHKAHKVDLTVATANPHVAFTAAYHLHKKFQVPYVMDYRDAWLLDVFTGDRLHEPNSRAARWEKKLVESAREVWFVNDPIKEWHEKLYPAQAGRMHTVANGFDPDLVPDTHDRGAVADRPLVFGYVGTVSPKVPLADFVQGWQLAKEQSEELAGAKAKIHGYLGYYAQPRADMLATINAAADDGVSYEGPVGKAEIAKAYDEFDVQLLMLGKGRYVTSGKVFEYLATGLPIVSVHDPENAASDVLRGHPLWFPVADVTPAAIAAALIEAAHAARTADEGIRAKAREFGASYRRDLQLDPRIEALAASVKGVAA, via the coding sequence ATGACCGACCGCCCACATCTGCTGTACGTCGCCTGGGGCTTCCCGCCCTGCCGGGGCGGCGGTGTCTACCGGGCACTGGCCACGGCCAACCGGTTCGCCGCGCTCGGCTGGAAGGTGACCGTGCTGACGGCCGACCGCGACACGTTCTTCCGATTCACCGGTGCGGACCTGACCCTCGAGGAACGGGTCGACCCGTCCGTCGAGGTCGTCCGCGTCCCGTTCGAGTGGCCGATCCTCGAGGCAGACCTGCGCAAGTGGTCCAAGCGCCGCGCGCAGAACCCGAAGCTCTGGAGCAAGTGGCGCACCAAGCAGGACCAGATCCCGTTCCCGGAGAGCGGGTACGGGCCCTGGCGTTCGGTGATCGAGAAGGCCGCGGAGCGGATCCACAAGGCGCACAAGGTCGACCTGACGGTCGCCACCGCCAACCCGCACGTCGCGTTCACCGCGGCGTACCACCTGCACAAGAAGTTCCAGGTGCCGTACGTCATGGACTACCGCGACGCGTGGCTGCTCGACGTGTTCACCGGCGACCGGCTGCACGAGCCGAACAGCCGGGCCGCGCGCTGGGAGAAGAAGCTGGTCGAGTCCGCTCGCGAGGTCTGGTTCGTGAACGACCCGATCAAGGAGTGGCACGAGAAGCTCTACCCGGCGCAGGCCGGCAGGATGCACACGGTCGCCAACGGCTTCGACCCGGACCTGGTGCCGGACACCCACGACCGCGGCGCGGTCGCCGATCGTCCGCTCGTCTTCGGGTACGTCGGGACGGTGTCGCCGAAGGTGCCGCTCGCGGACTTCGTCCAGGGCTGGCAGCTTGCGAAGGAGCAGTCCGAGGAGCTCGCGGGCGCGAAGGCGAAGATCCACGGCTACCTCGGGTACTACGCGCAGCCGCGGGCCGACATGCTCGCGACGATCAACGCCGCCGCCGACGACGGGGTCAGCTACGAGGGCCCGGTCGGCAAGGCGGAGATCGCCAAGGCGTACGACGAGTTCGACGTCCAGCTGCTGATGCTCGGCAAGGGGCGGTACGTGACGAGCGGCAAGGTGTTCGAGTACCTCGCAACCGGGTTGCCGATCGTGTCGGTGCACGACCCGGAGAACGCTGCGTCCGACGTACTGCGCGGTCATCCGCTGTGGTTCCCGGTCGCGGACGTGACGCCGGCGGCGATCGCGGCGGCGCTGATCGAGGCGGCGCACGCGGCCCGCACCGCGGACGAGGGCATTCGGGCCAAGGCGCGCGAGTTCGGCGCGTCGTACCGGCGGGACCTGCAGCTCGATCCGCGGATCGAGGCGCTGGCTGCGAGTGTGAAGGGAGTGGCGGCATGA
- a CDS encoding acyltransferase, translating to MTSRIAPSADVDDSAQIGDGSSVWHLAQIRENAVLGKNCIVGRGAYVGTGVRMGDNCKIQNYALVYEPASLEDGVFIGPAVVLTNDYFPRAVNPDGSPKSGHDWEPVGVTMKEGCSLGARSVCVAPVTIGRWATVAAGAVVTKDVPDFALVAGVPARRLKWVGKAGVPLLDVGNGEWKCPNTGEMYIETDGRLRPAEENQEEN from the coding sequence GTGACGTCCCGCATCGCGCCATCCGCCGACGTCGACGACAGCGCCCAGATCGGCGACGGTTCGTCGGTCTGGCATCTGGCCCAGATCCGTGAGAACGCGGTCCTCGGCAAGAACTGCATCGTTGGCCGCGGCGCCTACGTCGGGACCGGGGTCCGGATGGGCGACAACTGCAAGATCCAGAACTACGCGCTGGTGTACGAGCCCGCGTCCCTCGAGGACGGCGTGTTCATCGGCCCGGCGGTGGTGCTCACCAACGACTACTTCCCGCGCGCGGTGAACCCGGACGGGTCGCCGAAGAGCGGGCACGACTGGGAACCGGTCGGGGTGACGATGAAGGAAGGCTGCTCGCTCGGTGCGCGCAGCGTGTGCGTGGCGCCGGTCACCATCGGCCGCTGGGCCACCGTCGCCGCGGGTGCGGTGGTGACCAAGGACGTGCCAGACTTCGCGCTGGTCGCCGGGGTTCCGGCGCGCCGGCTCAAGTGGGTCGGCAAGGCCGGGGTTCCGCTGCTCGACGTCGGGAACGGCGAGTGGAAGTGCCCGAACACGGGCGAGATGTACATCGAAACCGACGGACGGCTGCGGCCGGCCGAAGAAAACCAGGAGGAGAACTGA
- a CDS encoding acyltransferase family protein, with amino-acid sequence MTKAAEENQTPTQESPGSAAVGTPPPGAPASTFPGESGTPPRSPSGRLPRVESLTGLRWWAAFFVFAHHMTQLAPLPIHKFLKYGTSGVTFFFVLSGFVLTWSAQPGTKIRTFYRRRFARIFPLYFLTLVAAIFVFYRFEPPAGMSWIKPVSMTVLVMSAFLVQGWSNNPTILYGGNPAGWTLSVEAFFYAYFPFVWRATQRLKTVGGLILCVSVLVLGGAYRLALFHYKDDVPVLPQPVLHSVAFLFGIGLAISLRSGWRPRIPVWFAFLVTGGGLYLLYYSGLHPTQIPGAVTMGLCQKEVLTFLYGFLILAVAARDTRGGRSVLRSKPMVALGQWSYAFYLVHATILYAIKEYHGIAGPIGWSNLTWYAGVLVLSIFASALLYKFVEHPLERKLRGPR; translated from the coding sequence ATGACGAAGGCCGCCGAAGAGAACCAGACGCCGACCCAGGAATCCCCTGGGTCGGCAGCTGTGGGGACTCCGCCTCCCGGCGCGCCGGCCAGTACCTTCCCCGGGGAGTCCGGCACACCGCCGCGCTCCCCGAGCGGGAGGTTGCCACGGGTCGAGTCGCTCACCGGTCTGCGGTGGTGGGCGGCCTTCTTCGTGTTCGCCCACCACATGACCCAGCTGGCGCCGCTGCCGATCCACAAATTCCTGAAGTACGGCACCTCCGGCGTCACGTTCTTCTTCGTGCTGTCCGGTTTCGTGCTCACCTGGTCGGCGCAGCCCGGGACGAAGATCCGCACCTTCTACCGGCGCCGGTTCGCGCGGATCTTCCCGCTGTACTTCCTGACGCTGGTCGCGGCCATCTTCGTCTTCTACCGGTTCGAGCCGCCGGCCGGGATGTCCTGGATCAAGCCGGTCTCGATGACCGTGCTGGTGATGTCGGCGTTCCTGGTGCAGGGCTGGTCGAACAACCCGACCATCCTGTACGGCGGCAACCCGGCGGGCTGGACGCTGTCGGTCGAGGCGTTCTTCTACGCGTACTTCCCGTTCGTCTGGCGGGCCACGCAGCGGCTGAAGACGGTCGGCGGCCTGATCCTGTGCGTCTCGGTGCTCGTGCTCGGCGGGGCGTACCGCCTGGCGCTGTTCCACTACAAGGACGACGTACCGGTGCTGCCGCAGCCGGTGCTGCACTCGGTGGCGTTCCTGTTCGGTATCGGCCTGGCGATCTCGCTGCGATCCGGCTGGAGGCCGCGGATCCCGGTGTGGTTCGCGTTCCTGGTCACCGGCGGCGGGCTGTACCTCCTGTACTACTCCGGCCTGCACCCGACCCAGATCCCCGGCGCGGTCACGATGGGCCTGTGCCAGAAGGAAGTCCTGACGTTCCTGTACGGCTTCCTGATCCTCGCAGTCGCTGCCCGCGACACCCGCGGCGGCCGGTCCGTACTGCGCAGCAAGCCGATGGTCGCGCTGGGCCAGTGGTCGTACGCCTTCTACCTGGTGCACGCCACGATCCTGTACGCGATCAAGGAGTACCACGGCATCGCCGGCCCGATCGGCTGGTCCAACCTGACCTGGTACGCCGGTGTCCTTGTCCTCTCGATCTTCGCCTCGGCCCTGCTCTACAAGTTCGTCGAGCACCCGCTGGAACGGAAGCTCCGAGGCCCCCGATGA
- a CDS encoding Gfo/Idh/MocA family protein, with protein sequence MANLRAGLIGLGMMGRHHARVLASLEGVDLVAVADPGGDKFGVAGGRPVHENIEQLIAEKLDYCMVAVPTQYHAEIAKSLAEAGVHAMIEKPLAGSSAEATEIAKAFEAAGLVGAVGHIERYNPALQALRVRLEAGELGDIYQITTRRQGPFPARIADVGVVLDLATHDIDLTAWVTQSPFVTVAAQSAHKSGRQYEDLIAVTGKLADGTVTSHLVNWLSPMKERLTVVTGEKGAFIADTLLADLSFHANGTVATAWDDVAHFRGVSEGDMIRYAISKPEPLRTEHEAFRDAVLGKEADIVTLQQGLTTVKVAEAVLQSAAEDRTVAVAGESQSA encoded by the coding sequence ATGGCGAACCTGCGTGCGGGCCTGATCGGCCTGGGCATGATGGGCCGGCACCACGCCCGGGTCCTGGCGTCCCTCGAGGGCGTCGACCTGGTCGCGGTGGCCGACCCGGGTGGTGACAAGTTCGGTGTCGCCGGCGGTCGTCCGGTGCACGAGAACATCGAGCAGTTGATCGCCGAGAAGCTCGACTACTGCATGGTCGCGGTGCCGACGCAGTACCACGCCGAGATCGCGAAGTCGCTGGCCGAGGCCGGCGTGCACGCGATGATCGAGAAGCCGCTGGCCGGCTCCTCGGCCGAGGCGACCGAGATCGCGAAGGCGTTCGAGGCGGCCGGTCTGGTCGGCGCGGTCGGTCACATCGAGCGGTACAACCCGGCGCTGCAGGCGCTGCGGGTGCGCCTCGAGGCGGGCGAGCTGGGCGACATCTACCAGATCACCACCCGCCGGCAGGGCCCGTTCCCGGCCCGTATCGCCGACGTCGGCGTGGTGCTCGACCTGGCCACCCACGACATCGACCTGACCGCGTGGGTGACGCAGTCGCCGTTCGTGACGGTGGCCGCGCAGAGCGCCCACAAGTCGGGCCGGCAGTACGAGGACCTGATCGCGGTGACCGGCAAGCTCGCCGACGGCACCGTGACCAGCCACCTGGTCAACTGGCTGTCCCCGATGAAGGAGCGGCTCACCGTCGTCACCGGTGAGAAGGGTGCCTTCATCGCCGACACGCTGCTCGCCGACCTGTCCTTCCACGCCAACGGCACGGTCGCCACCGCCTGGGACGACGTCGCGCACTTCCGCGGTGTCAGCGAGGGCGACATGATCCGCTACGCGATCAGCAAGCCGGAGCCGCTGCGCACCGAGCACGAGGCGTTCCGCGACGCGGTGCTCGGCAAGGAGGCCGACATCGTCACGCTGCAGCAGGGTCTGACCACCGTGAAGGTGGCCGAGGCCGTCCTGCAGTCCGCGGCCGAGGACCGCACCGTCGCCGTCGCCGGGGAGTCTCAGTCAGCATGA
- a CDS encoding glycosyltransferase, translating into MSRSTAPDVGIITTGHDVADARLHKITAALRQRDISVELWGLGDAEGGPAGAVVHAGPRGNLVQRLARTAVLPWRTNAKVVMTVDPDMIPVTRLVTTLRRRKFVVDVHEDYERLLADRAWAQGPAGLPARLIVRAGSKLAAGADLTVVADSHLAPHQAKHRIVVQNLPDHGFLAPSPPTGAPRAVYVGDLRTSRGLFDMVETVAAATDWSLDLIGPVAPSDRDELEGRIAQADLAGRVRLHGRQPPADAWRIAHGAWASLAMLQPTPAFVEAMPSKIYEYLASGLPVLSTRLPRQTKVIEESGGGVLVDSVAEASETLRRWSADPGELEKLRDHALQWATDHLPTTTPYDDLADAILNLLRGTA; encoded by the coding sequence ATGTCTCGCAGTACGGCGCCGGACGTGGGGATCATCACGACCGGTCACGACGTGGCCGACGCGCGCCTGCACAAGATCACCGCGGCCCTGAGGCAGCGCGACATCAGTGTCGAGCTGTGGGGTCTCGGTGACGCCGAGGGCGGGCCGGCCGGGGCGGTCGTGCACGCCGGACCGCGCGGCAATCTGGTGCAGCGGCTGGCCCGGACCGCCGTGCTGCCGTGGCGGACCAACGCCAAGGTGGTGATGACGGTCGACCCGGACATGATCCCGGTCACCCGCCTGGTCACCACGCTGCGCCGGCGCAAGTTCGTCGTCGACGTGCACGAGGACTACGAGCGGCTGCTGGCCGACCGTGCCTGGGCGCAGGGCCCGGCGGGGCTGCCGGCCCGGCTGATCGTCCGCGCGGGGTCGAAGCTGGCCGCGGGGGCCGACCTGACCGTGGTCGCCGACTCGCACCTCGCCCCGCACCAGGCGAAGCACCGCATCGTGGTGCAGAACCTTCCTGATCACGGTTTCCTGGCGCCGTCCCCCCCGACCGGCGCACCGCGCGCGGTGTACGTCGGCGACCTGCGCACCAGCCGTGGACTGTTCGACATGGTCGAGACCGTCGCCGCGGCGACGGACTGGTCTCTCGACCTGATCGGCCCGGTCGCGCCGTCGGACCGGGACGAGCTCGAGGGCCGGATCGCGCAGGCCGACCTGGCCGGCCGCGTCCGGCTGCACGGGCGCCAGCCACCCGCCGACGCCTGGCGGATCGCGCACGGCGCCTGGGCGAGCCTCGCCATGCTCCAGCCGACCCCGGCGTTCGTGGAAGCGATGCCGTCCAAGATCTACGAGTACCTCGCCAGCGGTCTTCCCGTGCTCTCCACCCGCCTGCCCCGGCAGACGAAGGTGATCGAGGAGTCCGGTGGCGGAGTCCTGGTGGACTCGGTGGCGGAGGCGTCCGAGACCCTGCGGCGCTGGTCCGCGGACCCCGGAGAGCTGGAGAAGCTGCGCGACCACGCGCTGCAGTGGGCGACCGACCATCTGCCCACGACCACGCCGTACGACGACCTGGCCGACGCGATTCTCAATCTCTTAAGAGGAACTGCATGA
- a CDS encoding nucleotide sugar dehydrogenase, whose product MRVSVVALGKIGLPLAVQFAAKGHQVVGVDINQKFVDLVNAGQEPFPGEAHLQELLAETVADGRLRATTDYADAIPNSDAVVVVVPLFVDEQTGQPEFGWMENATRSLAEHLTPGTLVSYETTLPVGTTRNRWKPMIEEISGLTEGTDFHLVFSPERVLTGRVFADLRKYPKLVGGLSEEGAKRAIAFYEAVLDFDERPDLERANGVWDLGSAEAAELAKLAETTYRDVNIGLANQFARFAGQNGIDVHAVIEASNSQPYSHIHRPGIAVGGHCIPVYPRLYLYTDPDATVVRAAREANAGMPDYTIGLLEGAFGELKGAKVVVLGASYRGGVKETAFSGVFPAVEALKARGAEVSVHDPLYTDEELQGLGFTPYTLGSPVDAAVLQADHAEYTQLSPADLPGVKVLVDGRDRTDPAKWAGVRRIVIGRSVSQ is encoded by the coding sequence GTGCGTGTCAGTGTTGTTGCCTTAGGCAAGATCGGACTGCCGTTGGCGGTCCAGTTCGCGGCCAAGGGCCATCAGGTCGTCGGCGTCGACATCAACCAGAAGTTCGTTGACCTGGTGAACGCGGGCCAGGAGCCGTTCCCGGGTGAGGCCCACCTGCAGGAGCTGCTCGCCGAGACCGTTGCCGACGGCCGCCTGCGGGCGACCACGGACTACGCGGACGCCATCCCGAACAGCGACGCGGTCGTCGTGGTCGTGCCGCTGTTCGTGGACGAGCAGACCGGGCAGCCCGAGTTCGGCTGGATGGAGAACGCGACCCGTTCCCTGGCCGAGCACCTCACCCCCGGCACGCTGGTCAGCTACGAGACCACCCTCCCGGTCGGCACCACCCGGAACCGGTGGAAGCCGATGATCGAGGAGATCTCCGGGCTGACCGAGGGCACCGACTTCCACCTGGTGTTCTCGCCGGAGCGGGTGCTCACCGGCCGCGTGTTCGCGGACCTGCGCAAGTACCCGAAGCTGGTCGGTGGCCTGTCCGAGGAGGGCGCGAAGCGCGCCATCGCGTTCTACGAGGCCGTGCTGGACTTCGACGAGCGCCCGGACCTGGAGCGCGCGAACGGCGTCTGGGACCTCGGTTCGGCCGAGGCGGCCGAGCTGGCGAAGCTCGCGGAGACCACCTACCGCGACGTGAACATCGGCCTGGCGAACCAGTTCGCCCGGTTCGCCGGCCAGAACGGCATCGACGTCCACGCCGTGATCGAGGCGTCGAACTCGCAGCCGTACAGCCACATCCACCGGCCCGGTATCGCGGTCGGCGGCCACTGCATCCCGGTCTACCCGCGGCTGTACCTGTACACCGACCCGGACGCCACCGTCGTCCGCGCCGCCCGCGAGGCGAACGCCGGCATGCCGGACTACACGATCGGCCTGCTCGAGGGCGCGTTCGGTGAGCTGAAGGGCGCCAAGGTCGTCGTGCTCGGCGCGTCGTACCGCGGCGGTGTCAAGGAGACGGCGTTCTCCGGGGTCTTCCCGGCCGTGGAGGCGCTGAAGGCGCGCGGCGCCGAGGTGTCCGTGCACGACCCGCTGTACACCGACGAGGAGCTCCAGGGGCTCGGCTTCACGCCGTACACGCTGGGCTCGCCGGTGGACGCGGCGGTCTTGCAGGCGGATCATGCGGAGTACACGCAGCTGAGCCCGGCCGACCTGCCGGGTGTGAAGGTGCTCGTCGACGGTCGTGACCGCACCGACCCGGCCAAGTGGGCGGGCGTGCGGCGGATTGTGATCGGAAGGTCGGTCAGCCAGTGA
- the wecB gene encoding non-hydrolyzing UDP-N-acetylglucosamine 2-epimerase: MKVLSVVGARPQFVKLAPVAEAFAATEHQHVIVHTGQHYDKNMSDVFFADLRIPDPDVHLGVGSGSHGVQTGAMLAAMDAVLDEHKPDWVLVYGDTNSTLAGALSAVKMHLPVAHLEAGLRSFNRLMPEEHNRVLTDHAADLLLAPTQVAMDHLANEGLKDKSRLVGDVMTDVCFRVRDAVKDNELDLPFKRGEYVVSTIHRAENTDDPARLAAIVDGLGAAGTPVLLLAHPRLVAKCAEHGIKLERPDGSLHVREPLAYPEMVAAVLGSAGVVTDSGGLQKEAFLLGRVCTTLRTETEWVETLDDGWNVLTSDVSKLPELAARPTPEGDRPMPYGDGHAAERVVATLAE, encoded by the coding sequence ATGAAGGTCCTGAGCGTTGTCGGTGCGCGCCCGCAGTTCGTGAAGCTGGCGCCGGTGGCGGAGGCGTTCGCCGCCACCGAGCACCAGCACGTGATCGTGCACACCGGCCAGCACTACGACAAGAACATGTCCGACGTGTTCTTCGCCGACCTGCGGATCCCGGACCCGGACGTCCACCTGGGCGTCGGGTCCGGCAGTCACGGTGTCCAGACCGGCGCGATGCTGGCCGCGATGGACGCCGTACTCGACGAGCACAAGCCGGACTGGGTGCTGGTCTACGGCGACACCAACTCGACGCTCGCCGGTGCGCTGTCCGCGGTGAAGATGCACCTGCCGGTGGCGCACCTCGAGGCCGGGCTGCGCTCGTTCAACCGGCTGATGCCGGAGGAGCACAACCGGGTACTCACGGACCACGCGGCGGATCTCCTGCTGGCCCCGACCCAGGTGGCGATGGACCACCTGGCGAACGAGGGTCTGAAGGACAAGTCGCGGCTGGTCGGTGACGTGATGACCGACGTGTGCTTCCGGGTCCGCGACGCGGTCAAGGACAACGAGCTCGACCTGCCGTTCAAGCGCGGCGAGTACGTCGTCTCGACCATCCACCGGGCCGAGAACACCGACGACCCGGCGCGGCTGGCCGCGATCGTCGACGGTCTCGGCGCGGCCGGTACGCCGGTGCTGCTGCTCGCCCACCCGCGGCTCGTCGCGAAGTGCGCGGAGCACGGCATCAAGCTGGAGCGTCCGGACGGTTCGCTGCACGTCCGGGAGCCGCTGGCGTACCCGGAGATGGTCGCGGCTGTCCTCGGTTCGGCCGGTGTCGTGACCGACTCCGGGGGTCTCCAGAAGGAGGCCTTCCTGCTCGGCCGGGTGTGCACCACGCTGCGCACCGAGACCGAGTGGGTCGAGACGCTGGACGACGGATGGAACGTGTTGACATCCGACGTGAGTAAGCTGCCCGAGTTGGCCGCCCGGCCGACGCCGGAGGGCGACCGCCCGATGCCGTACGGCGACGGTCACGCTGCTGAGCGTGTCGTTGCCACTCTCGCGGAGTAA